In the genome of Dyadobacter fermentans DSM 18053, the window GCCTATGACCTTGTTCGGGAAGAAAAACGTGTTGTTCCCGTCCAGCCTGATCGCCACTTTCGGCGGTTCGTTGCCGGCAATGATGCGCACCGACTGGCTGTTACTGGCGCCTTTGGTGTCGGTTACAGTGAGCGTGGCCGTGTACACGCCGGCCTTATCGAATTTCACGACCGGGTTTTCAGTGGTAAATGTCTTTGGCGCCACACCTGGGCTCGTCACTTTCCAGCTGTATTTCAGGGCATCGTTATCGAAATCTTTGGTGCCTTTTGACGACAAAACCGTTTCAAACGGCACTGTCCCGCCCTTCTTTTCGGCATTGGCGGCGACGATCGGCTTGCGGTTGCCGCCGTTGTATTCAATGCGCACCAGGCGCGAGTTGTCGCTTTTCCGGAACCAGTTGCTTCCGTATTCGAGAATGTACAAATCGCCATCCGGCCCGAATTTGATATCGATCGGCTGTACCGGGTGGTAAGCCGGCAGCACCCGCTCCATGGATTCGTAATCGCCTTGCGCATTCATGCTGATGGCCATGATCCAGCCCCGCGAGAAGTCGGCGGCGATCCATTTGTTTTCATAATAGGCCGGCCAGGGACGTTTCGGATTTTTGAAATCGGAGCGGTGGTAGACAGGCCCGCCCGTGGCGCTGCGCGAGCCTGAACCCACTTGCGGAAACTGCTCGGAAACGCCGTAAGGATAATATATGAAGCTCGGGGCAGTGGGAAACAGCTCTTTCAGGCCGGTGTTGTTCGGCGATGTGTTCACGAGGTTTTTGGGGTCTTTTTTTGCGCCCGGCTTGTTTGCGGCGTAGTCGAACACGGGAAATGCCTGGTCGTTGCCCACAAACCACGGCCAGCCGAAGTTGCCGGGCTTGCGCGCCTGGTTCAGCTCGTCGTAGCCTCTCGGGCCAATTTCCGAATCCTCGTTCGCATCCGGTCCTACTTCGCCCCAGTACACAAAGCCTGTTTTGCTATCCACCGCAATGCGCCATGGGTTGCGGTGGCCCATCGAATAAATTTCGGGGCGGGTTTTCGCGGTGCCTTTGGGATAAAGGTTGCCATCCGGAATGGTGTAGGTACCGTCGGGTTCGGGATGAATGCGAAGGATTTTGCCCCGCAAATCATTGGTATTGCCCGCGTGGCCCTGGTCGTCCCAGCTCTCGCGGCCGGGGCGCTCGTCGGTTTGCGCGGCCTTGTCGTTGCCGGTGTTGTTACCGACCGTCAGAAACAGGTTTCCGTTTTTGTCCCAGGTCATCCCGCCGCCCGTATGGCAGCACACTTCGCGCTGGGTGGTTACTTCGAGCACTACCTTTTTCGAACTTTCCACCAGTTGGTCATCCACAAGGTCCCAGCGTGCGAGGACATGTTTTTTCTCCGTCGGATGCGCATAATAGAGGTAAATCCAGTGATTTTTCGCGAAGTTGGGATCGAGCGTGATGCCCATCAAGCCCTCCTCGGCCTCCCGGGAAACGCCCTCTTTGTTCACATATTTGGTATTAACGGGAATCGTCGTGATCAGCTCGGTGGTCCGGCTGGACGGGTTGTATTTCTTCAAAGCACCTTTCCGCTCGATAATGTACGAACTACCGTCCGGCAGCACTTCAAATGCCATCGGTTCGTCCAGGTTATCGGCCAGGACAACCGGCGTGAAACGGCTCTCGTCGGGTTTGGTAGCGGTGTCCTGCATGGTGAATGCCGCCAGAGAGGCTATTGCAATGAGTTTTGCAGACCATCGGGCAAATGAAACAGTACGGTTTTGTGGGCTCGGAAAACGTTTAGGCATAGATGATTACGTCAAAAGTGAATCATCGAATATATGGATTTTTTTAATCCTTATCCAAAGGAAGTATGCCCCTCAATGTAGGATTATCCAGCAGGCTCCGCAAACGGATCGAATCCGGGTAAGGAATTTCAAACTGAGGCTGAACGAGTGTCGCCGGATCGTGGGTTTTCAGGTATTTCCTCACGTTCGCATCCTGTTTTAAAGACAGGTCGTGAGTTTGGCGAACGGCACGCATATCGCTGTTTTTGCGGGTAATGTGGCCCATCACGAACACCACGAAGAACACCGCCCCCAGCCAGGCAATGCGCCAGTTTTTACGAAAAATCTCAATGAAACGCACTGCAAACCACGCATTGCCGATTAAGCCCAATGTAAACAGCTCCGTGTACCGCGACGATACGCTGAGCATCGACTGCCCGCGCCCATACGCGATCGCGATCGTTTGCGCGAACGACCACATCACGCATCCCGCCATAAACAGGTCTGCTGGCGTCAAATCACGCTTTCGCAGTAACCAGGGCACCATCGCGAATGCGGGTAGCCACAGCACAATGGCCGCCGGCCAGCTTTTCGACACCGGCCAGGCGAGAATGTACCGGAGCGCGCTGAACAGCTCCCCGACACTCCGCGCACGAAAAATATGGTTAGCCTCGATTTTCGGCATAATCGAATATCCCAGTCCGGCGAGCGCGACGAGCACAACCGCCAGCACCGCGTGCTTCACATTAACCTCCCTTTCCGAAATGCTGCGCAGCACATACACACCCGCTACCGCAAGCGGCGTGAGGATGCCGGAAGCCATTGTGAGTACGCTCAGCCATGACACCACCAGCACACCGACCATCGCCAGCGGCTTTTCGGGATATAATGTGGCAAGGATAATGCCGGCAAGGGTGAAAATGATCAGGAAATAGAACTGGCTCTGGAAACCTACCAGCAGATTTTCGAATGCGAAGGGCAGCGAAAACTGGGCGATGATCACGATCAGCACCAGCCAGCGCGGGCCGTAGAGCGCATTCCGGCGCATGAGAAATAAGAGCAGCATAAGCGGAATACACGCCGCCACGAGGATATTCACCCGCGCTTCGGTGAGGTTATCCCAAACGCCGGTGGCGCTGAATATCGCCAGCGACAGCAGGCGCGTCGGGAAAATCCGGTGTTCGTTGTGCGGCTGCCAGAGGTGCGCAAGTTGTAACCGGCCTTCGAGCCACGGCCTGAGCAGATAGTCACCCTCCGCATCCCACTGGTCCCAGAAAGGAAGGCGGATGGCGAATGTTTCGATAAAATAAAACCGGGCCGCTATGATGGCGACAAGTGTGCCAAGCAGCGCGAGAATGTGTCTTGTTTGCAATAGCGTAACATGAGTATAGACGTCAAAATTAGTTTGTAACTGTTATAAAGCGACATTTTTTTCCGAAATATCAAGAACGGGCCGGCACACCCGTGCCGACCCGCGTCTGCTGAACGACCGCTTGCGGCCACTCATGCTGCATTATTCTAAAAGTAACGACTGGCGAAACTTCGGTTACAATTGCCTGATAATGGTGACAATGCTTTGCTTCTTCACAGCCAGGCGCCCGTCGGCACCGGCATTCCGAACCGGGGCGAGGTCATGCTCGGCCGATGTCTCGTAAACGCTTACCGCACCGGCCGGCTGCCCGCCGCTGATCGCAAGGCTGATGTCACGGTCCTGGTTGTCGGCATTCACGATCACCGTCACCAGCGACTTATCGGTGTTCAGGTAGGAAGAAACGACCATCGCGTCCGTGCCCAGGCCACCCGAAACATCCACACGCACCGCACCCGGGCGTACGAAACGGCTGAAATTGCCCAGTGCCCAAAGCATTTTGGAGGACTGAAAGCTGCCGTCGTTTTTATTTTTATCAATGTAAACCAGGCCGTCCTTGTAGTCGTACGGCGATACAGAAATCCACCAATGCCATGCCGCTGCCTGCGCATTCACAAGGTCGTTGTGGATCACGCGCGCCATGTACAGCCCGGCATTGATGCCCAGGTCACGCCCCTCTCCCTTAATTTCCCCCTCATTATCACCCAGAATGCAATACTCCGACTGCCAGTATTCTAGGCCGGGAACTTTGGCAACCGCGGCGGCCAGCTGCCGGCGTTTCTCGGCAGCGGCTTTGTAGGGAGAAGTGGTGAAATAGCTGTGCCCCGAAATGGCCGGAAGCACATTGGGCAGGTTACAGACGTAGTCGGGGCTGTTTTTGTCAAAAAACGCAGTGACCTGGCTGGCGCGTCCGGGCCGGTTATGCTCGGAATACAGGTAGTCGATCTGCCCCGCCTCCGCGATGTTGATTTTGGTAGCCAGGTTCTTCTTCAAAAGCGCCGCGCTGAGCGAGCGGGTAATGGCGGCGATCTGGTTGTTGAAATAAGGTGTTCCCTCCTGCCCTCCGTCGCTCCAATCCCATTGCGGCTCGTTCACAGGGCTGACGTATTGAAATGTAATGCCCGTTTTCCGGCGCACGCCGTCGATCACATCGGCCAGGTAACCGGCGAACTTATCGTATTGCTGTGCGGGCAGGTTCGGCTGACCATTGGTAGCATAGCCTTTTCCATTGGTGGTAAATTGCACGGGCGGGGAGTTCGGGAAAACCAGGAACTCATTCACACCGCGTTCTTTGGCGGCTTGGAGGAACCACATCTGGCCCTCCTGCTTGTTCCAGTCGTAGCCGCCATCAGCAGCAAAAAACGACTCGGCGCGGCGCCATTCGTCCCGGATACCGCTGGCATCGCCCTGCTCGGCTGTGCCGCCGCCCGCGTTGAAACGCCACAGCGACAAGCCGATGCCTTTCGGACGGCCGTCGCTGTGCGTGTCTTTACTGAAGAGGAGGTCGGCAATGGCATTCTTCTTCGCCAGGGGCCATTTACCTACAAA includes:
- a CDS encoding PQQ-dependent sugar dehydrogenase, with protein sequence MQDTATKPDESRFTPVVLADNLDEPMAFEVLPDGSSYIIERKGALKKYNPSSRTTELITTIPVNTKYVNKEGVSREAEEGLMGITLDPNFAKNHWIYLYYAHPTEKKHVLARWDLVDDQLVESSKKVVLEVTTQREVCCHTGGGMTWDKNGNLFLTVGNNTGNDKAAQTDERPGRESWDDQGHAGNTNDLRGKILRIHPEPDGTYTIPDGNLYPKGTAKTRPEIYSMGHRNPWRIAVDSKTGFVYWGEVGPDANEDSEIGPRGYDELNQARKPGNFGWPWFVGNDQAFPVFDYAANKPGAKKDPKNLVNTSPNNTGLKELFPTAPSFIYYPYGVSEQFPQVGSGSRSATGGPVYHRSDFKNPKRPWPAYYENKWIAADFSRGWIMAISMNAQGDYESMERVLPAYHPVQPIDIKFGPDGDLYILEYGSNWFRKSDNSRLVRIEYNGGNRKPIVAANAEKKGGTVPFETVLSSKGTKDFDNDALKYSWKVTSPGVAPKTFTTENPVVKFDKAGVYTATLTVTDTKGASNSQSVRIIAGNEPPKVAIRLDGNNTFFFPNKVIGYSVGISDKEDGSTADGSINPGQVAVSIDYTAEGFDYAEVAQSQRSVDATTQFAVAQTLMSKSDCKVCHQPDTKSVGPSFADVSNKYKSDPGALDRLVKKVLEGGSGVWGEVAMAAHPALPVADAEVIVRYMLNSTAKTLSTLPLEGRYTPRIPRTDNGKGSVIIRAAYTDRPVGTTKAVPAQTTEETIVLRSPELNAAEAPVTKGVETKALGVAGLGFSVVAFENSYIAFPGIDLTGIDTLELNAAAQQREGSVGGTIEVRLGSPTGALIGQHNLTVAKPVDMTKMMAELESGAKKEGTQPAKPAPAPRSRFAQPPVRIALQPTAGKQDIYFVFRNAEAKPIEPLMSFSKIRFKTRP
- a CDS encoding glycoside hydrolase, which encodes MQISAPGASVAGSSFFFHSLTDLFMQISQHLGTLFLGLLMTSSMSCQGAESATKPVDPVQETVTIRIDPSKTYQTIRHFGGSDAWACQFVGKWPLAKKNAIADLLFSKDTHSDGRPKGIGLSLWRFNAGGGTAEQGDASGIRDEWRRAESFFAADGGYDWNKQEGQMWFLQAAKERGVNEFLVFPNSPPVQFTTNGKGYATNGQPNLPAQQYDKFAGYLADVIDGVRRKTGITFQYVSPVNEPQWDWSDGGQEGTPYFNNQIAAITRSLSAALLKKNLATKINIAEAGQIDYLYSEHNRPGRASQVTAFFDKNSPDYVCNLPNVLPAISGHSYFTTSPYKAAAEKRRQLAAAVAKVPGLEYWQSEYCILGDNEGEIKGEGRDLGINAGLYMARVIHNDLVNAQAAAWHWWISVSPYDYKDGLVYIDKNKNDGSFQSSKMLWALGNFSRFVRPGAVRVDVSGGLGTDAMVVSSYLNTDKSLVTVIVNADNQDRDISLAISGGQPAGAVSVYETSAEHDLAPVRNAGADGRLAVKKQSIVTIIRQL